Proteins co-encoded in one Populus trichocarpa isolate Nisqually-1 chromosome 10, P.trichocarpa_v4.1, whole genome shotgun sequence genomic window:
- the LOC7490335 gene encoding nematode resistance protein-like HSPRO2, which produces MVDLDWKAKMVSSDLPNKSPKLSNKLQISIPAIPFRGVSNITPTPASDSSCSAYEHCFRLAELHQIWNRKEFPNWKTESILKPALQALEITFRFISTVLSDARPYANRRELTRRIESLTTSQIELIAIIIEDEAEGSTTRGTAPIVDLSSSNSVLARDGSYAEVWKVPGETTVVSKTSEASLLPRLATWQTSEDVAQKILYSIECEMRRCPYTLGLGEPNLTGKPNLEYDAVCRPNEIHALKKSPYDHTNNQENQSLYTTHQILESWIHVAKQIIQRVTERIESKEFSRAANDCYLVERIWKLLAEIEDLHLLMDPDDFLRLKNQLQMRSLDETAPFCFRSRELVEITKSCKELKHKVPEILGVEVDPKGGPRIQEAAMRLYSEKREFEKVYLLQALQAIEGALKRFFYAYKQVLVVVMGSLEAKGNGVLVSSESCDSLTQLFLEPTYFPSLDAAKTFLGESWSHRQHTAMERRSRRKQ; this is translated from the coding sequence atggttgatttAGATTGGAAAGCAAAGATGGTATCCTCTGATCTCCCAAACAAATCCCCAAAACTCTCCAACAAACTCCAAATCTCAATCCCAGCCATTCCGTTTCGTGGCGTCTCGAATATCACTCCGACTCCTGCTTCCGACTCCTCTTGTTCAGCTTACGAGCACTGCTTCCGCCTCGCAGAGCTACATCAGATATGGAACCGCAAAGAATTTCCTAATTGGAAAACAGAGTCTATTCTAAAGCCAGCCTTGCAAGCTCTAGAAATCACTTTCCGGTTCATTTCAACGGTTTTATCAGATGCAAGACCATACGCGAATCGGAGAGAATTGACTCGGAGGATCGAGTCACTCACCACCTCTCAGATTGAGTTAATCGCGATCATCATCGAAGACGAGGCAGAAGGTAGCACAACGCGTGGTACGGCTCCGATCGTTGACTTGAGCTCATCGAACAGTGTTCTGGCTAGAGATGGAAGCTATGCGGAGGTCTGGAAGGTTCCAGGTGAAACTACAGTGGTCAGTAAAACCAGCGAGGCAAGTCTGCTGCCTAGGCTCGCAACGTGGCAGACATCAGAAGATGTAGCTCAGAAAATCTTGTACTCTATCGAGTGCGAGATGAGACGGTGCCCGTACACACTAGGTCTCGGCGAGCCAAACCTAACCGGCAAGCCAAACCTTGAATACGACGCTGTTTGCAGGCCGAACGAAATCCACGCCCTCAAAAAGAGTCCTTACGATCACACAAACAACCAGGAAAACCAATCATTGTATACCACGCATCAAATCTTAGAGTCATGGATCCACGTGGCAAAACAAATAATCCAGCGCGTAACTGAAAGAATCGAAAGCAAAGAATTTTCAAGAGCAGCAAACGATTGTTATCTAGTCGAGAGAATCTGGAAACTTCTAGCAGAAATTGAAGACTTGCATCTACTGATGGATCCAGATGATTTCCTGAGGCTAAAAAATCAGTTACAAATGCGATCGCTAGACGAAACGGCTCCGTTTTGTTTCAGATCGAGAGAATTGGTGGAGATAACCAAATCGTGCAAGGAATTGAAGCATAAGGTACCGGAGATTTTAGGCGTTGAAGTGGACCCAAAAGGTGGGCCCAGGATACAAGAAGCGGCCATGAGGTTGTACAGTGAAAAAAGGGAGTTTGAGAAGGTTTACTTGCTTCAGGCTTTACAGGCAATTGAGGGTGCTTTGAAGCGGTTCTTTTATGCGTATAAACAGGTGTTGGTTGTTGTTATGGGGAGTTTGGAGGCCAAAGGGAATGGCGTTTTGGTGAGTTCCGAGAGTTGTGACTCGTTGACTCAGTTGTTCCTTGAACCCACTTATTTTCCGAGTTTGGATGCTGCGAAGACTTTTTTAGGAGAGTCGTGGAGTCATCGACAACATACTGCGATGGAGAGACGGAGTCGGAGGAAGCAGTGA